One part of the Glycine max cultivar Williams 82 chromosome 14, Glycine_max_v4.0, whole genome shotgun sequence genome encodes these proteins:
- the BZIP3 gene encoding putative bZIP domain class transcription factor: MEGVDQSNMNRNSCVFGSSSSSSSGGALRPPNRLNSNVMLINQMGVTENQKPYGIPPSHPNTNISPSSAYPQFFASQSQSNSVSQRLSSPNLSPASSHSRSLSQPSFFSLDSLPPLSPSPYKEPSFSDSISTDVSAEESLANSHAPLPNRGHALQLGHSLPPRKGHRRSSSDSPLGIADFIQSVPQSVSSKTWSDRENLASRGGNSGFEKPIQLVLKEPMKDMDCVDGFGGEPMVGRKEDDALDDLFSAYMNLDNIDGLNFSGMEDKDLDSRTSGSKTVESSDNEVESHAYGKVIGAQGAISRCSEERREGVKRSSNGDVAPGSRHRRSFSLDSSIGNFHIGDELPKLPPSQNRFGQHSPSSSIDGKTSETSMEFGNGEFSSEELKKIKENDKLAEIAMADPKRAKRILANRLSAARSKERKMRYISELELKVQTLQTETTTLSTQFTKLQMNNSELKSENNEYKLRIQALEQQSQLKDALNETLDAEVRRLRCTVAELGGESLLSSRMAQQLAISQQVFQLKEQQHPNQLRHVQVHNTHSQEQTQTQSQRHNGKATAY; the protein is encoded by the exons ATGGAAGGTGTTGATCAGAGTAATATGAATCGAAATAGTTGTGTATTTggttcatcttcatcttcatcatcaggGGGTGCTCTTAGACCCCCAAATCGATTGAATAGTAATGTTATGCTTATTAATCAAATGGGTGTTACTGAGAACCAGAAACCCTATGGTATACCACCCTCACACCCTAATACCAATATTTCACCTTCATCAGCTTATCCTCAGTTTTTTGCCTCCCAATCCCAATCCAATTCGGTTTCCCAGCGTTTGAGTTCTCCCAATTTGAGTCCTGCTTCGTCCCATTCCAGGTCTTTGTCTCAgccctcttttttctctctggATTCCTTGCCCCCATTGAGTCCTTCCCCTTATAAAGAACCTTCCTTTTCTGACTCAATTTCGACTGATGTGTCTGCTGAGGAAAGCTTGGCTAACTCTCATGCCCCCTTGCCGAATCGTGGCCACGCTCTTCAGCTTGGCCATTCTCTTCCTCCTCGTAAAGGACATAGGCGCTCTAGCAGTGATTCCCCTTTAGGAATTGCTGATTTTATTCAGTCTGTCCCTCAGTCTGTTTCCTCTAAGACTTGGAGCGACCGTGAAAATTTGGCTTCTAGGGGAGGGAACTCTGGTTTTGAGAAGCCGATTCAGTTAGTGTTAAAGGAACCAATGAAGGATATGGACTGCGTTGATGGCTTTGGTGGAGAACCTATGGTTGGGAGGAAAGAGGATGATGCACTGGATGATTTGTTTAGTGCATATATGAATTTGGACAATATTGATGGCCTGAATTTTTCTGGTATGGAAGACAAGGATTTGGATAGCAGAACTAGTGGTTCAAAAACAGTTGAGAGCAGTGATAATGAAGTTGAGAGTCATGCATATGGCAAAGTGATTGGTGCTCAAGGGGCTATTTCACGCTGTTCTGAAGAGAGGAGGGAAGGAGTGAAGAGGAGTTCTAATGGAGACGTTGCACCTGGTTCCCGACACCGGAGAAGTTTCTCATTGGACAGCTCCATAGGAAATTTTCATATTGGAGATGAATTGCCTAAGCTTCCTCCTTCGCAGAACCGATTTGGTCAACACTCGCCTAGCAGTTCAATAGATGGTAAGACATCTGAAACAAGCATGGAGTTTGGAAATGGTGAATTCAGCTCAGAGGAGCTAAAGAAAATAAAGGAGAACGATAAACTTGCTGAAATTGCCATGGCTGATCCTAAGCGTGCAAAAAG GATTTTGGCTAATCGTCTATCAGCTGCTCGCTCAAAAGAGAGGAAGATGCGGTACATTTCTGAATTAGAGCTCAAAGTTCAAACACTTCAGACTGAGACAACCACATTGTCTACTCAGTTTACCAAATTACAG ATGAATAATTCAGAGCTTAAAAGTGAGAATAATGAGTACAAATTAAGGATTCAAGCCTTGGAACAGCAGTCCCAACTGAAAGATG CTCTGAATGAGACCTTGGATGCTGAAGTGCGGCGTTTAAGATGCACGGTCGCAGAACTTGGTGGAGAGTCTCTTCTCTCAAGTCGCATGGCTCAACAGCTTGCTATTAGCCAACAAGTGTTTCAGTTAAAGGAACAGCAGCACCCTAACCAGCTTAGACATGTTCAAGTGCACAATACCCATTCCCAGGAGCAGACACAGACTCAGTCTCAGCGCCACAATGGCAAAGCTACTGCTTACTGA